The Rhodamnia argentea isolate NSW1041297 chromosome 7, ASM2092103v1, whole genome shotgun sequence genome contains the following window.
CAAGATCGCCATGGCATTGTATAGACCACATGCATATCAAAGTGACATAATGATTTCAACCCCCTTTCCAAGCCAAGAAACTAACTTCTCCATGCAAGCTCTAGTCAATGCCAAATTGATCTCCACACCACCATCGACATTCCTACTCTTTGCCAGAGAGAACGCCCCAAATGAGTCCATGTGCACCACATAGCTCTTCGTCAACTTCCCAACCCAAAGTCCGTGTCGTACACCTTCAATCTCGACGATCCGGCCACTATCACTAAGTCCTCATCGTCAATAACTTTCCGATCCTTGATCCTTCCCTCCATTCCTCTCAATCCTCCCCTCGTCCTCACTTCCTCGACTCTCCTCGCTTTCGCCCTCGTGGCATATGACGTTCCTCTTTTGCCCAAGAGTGCATTTGTCTTCTTCGAGAGACACTGTATGCCGGGACAATTTTCGAAGTATGTCGAGGGTATCGAGTATTTAAGTCGGTCCCTACGACCTGCAAACAAGTAGATATAGCAAAGTTTGTCCCTGACGCTCTCTGATGTGGATTGGTCACGACGCTCGTGTTCGTTTTCTTTCGATTTGATCATGCATACCCATGCAAAAGTGCACGTCACCACGAACGTCAACAAGTGGATTGGCTCTAACTCCGAGTCGATGTCTCCTTTCTCGATTTGACTCATGACCTGAGCTTTTAGCCCCTCGATGTGATCTTTTCCAATGACAAACGTAGCTGTCACCTTCTCCCCAACAGCAAGAAGAGCTTTACTTGGGTTCGGGGTAGGGCCCACCCATCTCCACCAGTTTCAAGAATATGGACTCGAGCCCATTTGGGTCTTTGATCACTTCTTGATCATGGAAAGGACTCGAGTCATCCAGGTCAACGCTAGCAGCGAGTCTTCCGAACCTGTGAGTGGACGCCCATGATTTCTTGAAGTGATTGAAGGACCTCCCATCTGCCACCACGTGGAGGAACTTGACCCCAATGCAAATGCCCTTGTTTAGGAACAGAATTACCCGAATCATTATCTAACAATATTAAGGAAAAAATAACATTGTAAGACACatgccaaaaaatttcaaaaaatcactTGAGTGACATATCAGtaaaaaatcgatcactttaataTTTTCGACAACATGTTCTGACAATGAGTCCTACATATCTTTCTTAATTAATTTCCAAGTCTGACGtgactttttttcaaaaatttggaaagTCCTAAGAGGACAAAGGATGAGACGACATGGCACATAAATGACTAAAACAATGCTGATTCATCTACGGAAAAGCCCGATCTCTCTCTCGAGTCTCAAGTTTATTCTATGATGGTATTTAACTATTTTACACTATCGTTGCTGCTATAGGCAACACTAATAGGGCCTATCGGCTACTGCTGCCCAGGCAACAACCGGCTTCGCTGGCGTTCGCCCTCTCCCCGGTGAGGCTGACCCTTGCCTGTGGTTGCAAGGCCAACCCTAGCCGGCCAtaggaggaaagagggaagaaaagacagaaaacaaaaaagaagaaaaaaattgaaaaaaaattgaaaattaaaatattactaaaatattatttaaaaatgttcacgtcaacGCTGGTCGTGCCACATAGGGTATCCGACTTCCACGTCGGCAATATCtgaccaaaattagccgaagGTTGGTGGGGGCCTATCTCTTCCGTCACCAAACTCTTGTTCCTCACGAGCCTCGGTTGTTCTAGCGCTCGGACATAGAGTCATATTTTCTTCGGATCGTTCGGAGAGAATATTACATCTTCATCTTTTTCTAAAGCTGTGATTTCATCGGCTTTATATGTCTAGAAATGGCTTTACCTACTCTTCAAATTTAACCACAATTTTTGTTTCTACGCATTTAAATTTTAGACATTTTAAAGTGCTACTTTTGAGTTCATGCATGGCAAAGAAACTTGACTTGTCGATTTTGATTGTTTTAATCTCACCATATTTACTTTCACTTTTCGGTTCACGTTAAGATATgggaattgaattggtatttcCAAAAAGTAAATCCTATTACAATCATGAAGTTTATATCATTAAACTAGGTACGAGTTCGGGCCATTATTGACAATATTGAAACAACTGTCATCTTGTCTCGTATTAGAAAACGATTGAAGCAAgttaaaatgacatttttttttcgtgggaTTTATAATTCTGAGGTTTTTTCATAGGAGATGATGcttatctttcttttgccttgtttttgaaaaatttagactCGATACGTACCATTGATTGGTAGAAACGAGGTCGATATCCTTACTCATTATTTGCTCTTAGTCAGCAAAGGTTGTGCAACATTCGAACAAGATGCGCAACTGTTGGGCaagtacttttttatttttggcccaAATGATAAATTGTTGAGATTCCTGCCCATTTTGCGCCCAAAATTTGGTTGGAAGTCCTCGAATTTGTGGATAAACTGAGGTACAAAGACCAATGATGTTACACCCGAATTATAAGGATTTCGGTTGAAATTGACATGGCATTGTATGGACTCAATGTCCACTAAGGTGACATAAATTATTTCAACCCCTTTTCAAGCAAAGGGACAAGCTTCTCCATGCAAACCTTAGGCAACGCCAACCCGACCTCCACACCACCGTCCCCATTCCTACACTCTGCGAGTGCGAGAGTGATCACCCCTGACGTGTCGACATGTGCCACATGGCTCTTTGTCGGCCTCCCCCACCCGAAATCCGTGTCGTACACCTTCAGTCTCGGTGATCCGGCCACCGTCACTAAGTCACCATTGTCAGCTACAGCATAGCCCGTGATCCATTCGGCCGCCCCTCTCAATCCTCCACCTGTCTTCACTTCCTTGACTCTGGCCCCTATAGCCCTCGCGGCATGTGAAACTCCACTTTTGCCCAAGAGGGTATTCCTCTTCTCCGAGAGAATACATATGTCCAGATAGTTCCCAAAGTATGTCGAGGGTATCGAATACTCGAGTCGATCCCTACAATCCGCGAGAAAGCAAAAATAACAAAGCTCGTTGTTGCCGCTCTCTGATGACGTTTGGTCGCGGCGCTCATGTTCTTCGTCCTTCGATTTGATGATGCATACCCATATGAATGCGCACGCCACCACAAATGTCGACAAGTGGATTGGCTCCGACTCCGACCCAATGTCGTCGTTCTTGAGTTGACTCAAGACCTGCGCTTTTAGCCTGTTGATACGATCTTTTCCCAAGACAAGCGTTACTCGCACCTTGTCCGCAACAGCGAGACGAGCTTTACTTGGGCTCCGAGTTGGGCTAGAGCCCACACAGTTCCACCAATCTTTTAACAATGTGGTCTTGAGCCCATTCGGGTCTTTGATTACTTCTCGGTCGTGGAAAGGGCTCGATTCGTCTAGGTCAGTGCAAGTTGGGTCTCCTCTGGACCTATGAATGGACGCCCACGATTTCATGAAGTGATTGAAGGACCTCCCATCTGCCGCCACGTGGAGGAACTGGACCCCAATGCAGATGCCCTCGTTTGGGAACAGGGTCACCTAAATCATCATCATTTTAATTGTCAATTTTTGCATATCGACATGGTTTATAATCTATTTTTCTCACGATATACATTAAATAAAACAGATGATGTTGGCAAATGAGCTCTCAATTTATAGCATAGCAAATACCACATAGTAAGACttcaaaaaaaagcaaatgcgAACACACGATCACGTGAGAGTCAGCCAGATCATCACCAACTCACCTGAACCGCCATAAGGGGCCCCACACGTGCGCTGTCGGACGCACGCGGCGGCGGGAGCTGAGGCACCAGAGGGTGTATCAGCGTCGCGTCGCGCGCCTCGTCGCTGACGAGCTCGGCGAAGCTGGCGGCGGACTCGGCGACGGTCAAGCAGAGGGAGTCGCCGTCGGAGTAGAGGATGTAGGGCTCCTGGGGCGGCGCCAGAGGGAGGACGAGGTTGGCGGCGAAGGGGAAGAAGCGGCggagacagagggagagagagcggaCGAGGAGCGAGAGGGTGGTGTGAGCGAAGGAGGGAGGGGACTGAGGGAAGTCGTAGAAGAAGAGGCGTTGCACGGGGCGGCAGAGAAGCCACGGGATGTCGAAGAAGGTGAGAGGGAGGGCGGTTGCCGGGACAGAGTTCGCGGGGGGCGAGACATCGTAACGGTGGATGATCTTGATGTCCATCGTTCTCGTCCGGCGGTGAAGGGGGGTTTCGCGAGGAAAGGAGGCTATATAGACAGGCCGATGGCTGGCTTCGCTTCCTGTTTCAAAGCGATGATGTAAGGTCTGCTACAGTACATAGACTGGTGCATATAATAGAGATAATGAATGCCACGTTTCTATTTCATCCGAAAACGGAGTGCTTTCAACCAAGATATGCAAAGATCacaggaaggagagagagagagagagagagagaggggaattGGTCTCCAGAAAAAAGCACAACACGCCAAATTGCGAATCTAGAAAGATCGATGATTTTTGCAGACACAAACTCCAACAAATGTAGTCAGATTAGGAGTGTCAAAACTTAACCGAAAATTGAACTAAAAACTGAATCGAATTAAATCGAActgaatttttatgttttttcagtTCAGTTTAGTTTTTTGTTCAGATAATGAAAATAACCAAGTCCTTCTAAATAGTTTGGGTATTTTTAGTTCAGTTCAGCGGTTAATCGAACCGAACTATACAAACTTCTTCGTTTCATGATTTGatactcttttcttttgttttttaaactttttggtGGTTGAGGGCCGGTGGAGCCATCAGCATTGGCTGAGGAtcggcgacccccgccggccCATCAGCAAGCGATTGTGAGCCCTCGCGGGCGACGGTCGAGGGGTTGCAGCCCCCTCGCGGACGCAGGACAGGGCGTCATGAGCCTTAGCAGTGGCCGGCGATGGTCGCCAGCCCTcgcctcgccaaatctggctGTCGAGAGAGAGGCATGTTCAAATCAGGCATCGATTAACCTAGTGAAGCATTTGGAGGGCTTGGTGGAGATGATAAAGTCGAAGGTGCGAGTGctaaagaagacgaagaagtcGTGCGTGAAGATGGACAAGGGCTTGGTGGAACGACACCTCGCAGCGGATTTTGGAGAAACCCTCAAGGCCGAGATTTGAGGGAATCAGCCAAAGACAgaagtgaagaagacgaagatctCAAGGCAGGTGGTGTGCTGGAGGACGGAGAAGATGCCCGTGACGGAGCCCCGGAGGTCGGTGGTGTCGAGGGTCATCGCGATGTGGATGGTGTGTCGTCGCGGTCACCTTGCTGTGGGTGTCCTCCTGTGGTGGAAGGAGGATGGGGGTATTATGGGAAATAAGTGAGTGAGGGTGTCCTTTTGTGGTTTCTTGGGAGGATAAAGACTGACGCATCTTGATGACGATGATGTGcacgttctctctctattttcattCTAAAACCCAAAAACTGAACTGTCGGACTGAACCAAATTTTTAGTTTGGTTCATATTCAATTCAACAAAAGATATAGTTCGGTTCAAGCTTATCTCTCAATGGTtcagttcggttcaatttttttaaaaattgaaccgaactgaACCATTGACACTCCTAAATCAGATCATggcccccaaaaagaaaagcctctccctctctctcgtccACTGAGCTAAAAGGTCGATTATATGCAAAAGAACTCGCTTCTCCActgacctttttcttttccctctgcGAGCTTGCTATGTTGTTGTCTTAGCACGCAGGGAAAAGTGCGTTAGCTTCTTATACAAAATAAAAGCTAATGGGATACAAACGTGAGGCGAGACTTTGATAAGACAGGTCGGAGAAGAGGATGTAAAGGCTTCCGGGACGGTGctggagggaggaggaggctgGCGGCGAACGGCCAGAAGTagcagcgagagagagagagagctgacgAGGAGAGCGACCGTAGTGGGGTGACGGAAGTTATGGCAGAAGAACCGGTGCGTGCCAGCGGTCgtcaaagaagagagagagagagctgacgAGGAGATCGACCGTAGTGGGGTGAGGGAAGTTATGGCAGAAGAACCGGTGCGTGCCAGCGGACGTCAAAGAAGGTGGGCGGGAGGGGCAGCGGAGGGACCTGGTGACTTTGGCGGACCTAGGCATAGTCCCACCTCAGGACTATGGAACAAAAGGTGATTTGTGTATTAATTGGGGTCATTTGTTCAGATCGTAGAGAATTATacatcttcatctttttttttaaaagctgtAATTGCATCCACCTTATATGTCCTCCGAAAATATAGGATATTAATTTACTATAGTTCATTTTTCTGCGTATTAGATTTTAGACAGTTtcaaatgctatttttgaaATCGTGCATGGCAAAGAAACTTGACTTATGAGTTATGATTGTTTAGTCTCACCGTGTTTACATTTATTTTTCGGTTCACGTCAAAACATAGGAGTAGATTAATTATTTTCGATAACTTTCCTATTACAATTACTTGTTTTACAAGAATAAATGCAAtggaagtcataaaacttatcacgaaagtgcagtTGACTCCTAAAACTTTagaaaaagtacaatcaagccttaaaacttgtcaaattagttcGATCAAGTCATTCCATTAACTCCATCTAACTaggctaatgaaaaatgctgatgTATCTTATTTTATTGCTATTGTAAGACACATGGTGGTGATGTGGTACCCACCAAGCAccacatcaaaaaattaaaaatacaaactaaataagattaaaaaaaagatagagtaaaaaaaaaacacaatagaCTCACACGGACAACTTGGCCAAGCCCTCATCACCCAATCCTTCTCGAAGCTCGACGACCATTGCCAGCCCCGAGAAGCCTCGGGTGAGGCCTGGCTAACCCTCGTCGAGGGGCCTACTGGCCTAGATCCGGGGCGGGATGCAACCCTCGCGCAACCCCACATCTGGGCTAGCAGACCCTCGCTTGAGGCTAGCAATGGTCGTCGGTCTTTGGGAAGATGACCTCTATCGGCGAAATTCCCAATGGATGTGGCGGCAGCCACCAGCAAGGGCTTGGCCTAGTCGTACATGtgagtttgtttttttatttatttgacttttggccttttaatataattaagtttgtattttttatattttctaatgtGGTGCTTGTTGGATGCCACATAATCGCCACGTGTCTTAAAAAAGTAATAAGATAAGACACATCGACATCTTAATTGAACGTAATTAACGGAATGACTTGATTAAACCAATTTAACAAGTCTTAAGActtgattgaaccaatttaataAGTCTTAGGAATTGattgcatttttcaaaaaatttagaactcaattacactttcgaaataagttttaggactttcaatgtcCCTATATTATATTATAAAACAAGGTACGTGCTTGGGTCATTATAACCGCCAATGAAAGAAGTGTGATTTTATCTCATACTTGAAAACGATTATGGCAAGTTTGTTggaaatattctctctctctttttttaagtttttgtgGGGTTTATTATTCTATAAATTCTTTAGTTAATGCATATCTTTCCTTTGTCTTGTTTTTTAGGAATTCATACTTGATACACACCATTGACTAGGGGAGCTGAGGACCACATCCTTACTCCTTTTCACTCTGAGTCAGCGAAAAATGCGCAACATCCAGACAagtatttatttccttttggcCCAATGATAAATTCTCGAGATTCCCGCCGATCTTGCCCCCCAAATTTGGTCGGAAGTCCTTACATTTGACCACACACTAAGGTGCAAAGACAAATGTTATTACACCCAAAATGGAAGCACTAAATCAAGATTGACATTGCATTATATGGACTATAAGCATATTAAAGTGACATAAATGATTTCATTCCCTTTTCAAACAAAGAAGCGAACTTCTCCATGCAAACCATAGTCAATGCCAAACCGACCTCCACACCACCATCGCCTTTTACTACTCTCTGCAAGAGAGAATGCCCTGAGTGAGTAGATGTGCACCACGTGGCTATTCGTCGGCCTCCCCCATCCAAAGTCTATGTCGTACACCTTTAGTCTAGGTGACGCGGCCACTATCAGTAAATCCTCTTCATCAATAACTTTCCGGTCCCTAATCCATCCCTCCATTCCTCTCAATCCTCCCCTCCTCCTCACTTCCTCGACTCTCATCACTATTGCCCTCGCGGCATGTGACATTCCTCGTTTTCCCAAGAGTGCATTTCTCTCCTCCGAGAGACGATGTATGCCCACATAAATTCCAAAGTATGTCGAGGAAATCAAATATTCGAGTCGGTCTCCACAATCCGCCAAAAAAGCAGATATAGCAAAGATTGTCCTCGACGCTCTCTGACGAGGATTGATCACCCCGCtcgtgttctttttctttcgatCTGGTCATGCATGCCCATACGAAAGCGCACGTCACCACAAATGCCGACAGGCGGATTGGCTCCAACTCCGAGTCGATGTCGTCGTTCTCGATTTGACTTAAGACCTGCGCTTTTAGCCCCCTCGATGTGAGCTTTTTCATGGGCAAACGTTGCTCTCACCTTGTCTCCAACAGCAAGAGGAGCTTCGGTTGGTCTCGCGATGGGGCCCACCCAGCTCCACCAGTCTTTCAAGGCCCCGTTCGGGTCTTTGACCACTTCTCGATCATGGAAAGGACTCGAGTCATTCGTGTCAACGCTAGTGGTGAGTCCCTCTAAACCTGTGAGTGGACGCCCAAGATTTCGTGAAGTGATTGAAGAACCACACCATCAGCCATCAGGTGGAGGAACTGAACCCCAACGCAAATGTCCTTGTTTGGGAACAGAGTCACCCGAATCATCATCCAACAaaatcaaggggaaaaaaacccatgtaaatgccataattttcataCCGCACGTCCAAAACCTTTTTGAACAATTACTTAAGTGGCGTATCGGTAAAGAAACTATCACTTAAATATTTTTGACAATATATTTCGAGAAAAAGTCCTACGTatctttttaaatgaatttttaagTTCGACgtgattgttttttcaaatattcGGTTAGTCCAAAAAGGACAAAGGATGAGACAATGTGacatggaaagaaaataatttgtgaGACTAGGGTTCCAAGAACAAAGCGATTTTAACGAATTTATTCCTAATTCGTTAATTTCGGACAAACAAATGTGAGGTAGCATTGTCTAACTCTTATTTTGCCGACTTTGACATCAAGCCATATTGGaccatttattttaaaataatgacaGGCTGGTTTTTTTGGCCATTCAAATCCCCGATGATACTGAAGTGAtcactcaaaaatttttgacaaAGAAGTGAATGTTATACGAAAATtgttgcatttaaaaaaaaaatccaccatAAATTTTGAGTTTAGCGTTTATTGACAAAACTGACATTTTGAGATAGATGTTTGTTTCTCACACTTGCCTTGTGACAAGATTTATTAAGGAGTGCCCAATTCTtaataagaaaatgttttactttttaatgTACCGATTACACATAACACGAAGAAGACAGTGTATTggactttcaaaattttctttgtatGGGTGTTTTACAAGTGTCTTGAGGTCACTTGtaacaaaatcattttcatttaattacaaTACACTGGTTGCACGTAAAAGGAGAAAGATAGTGCACTGGACATCACTAGCTGTTCATGTAAGAATATTTAATAAGTGTCCTAGACACGTTcactaataaaatatttattataatCTACGTCAGTTCATtgaatttatgttcttttttttttaggaaaaaaccTTTTCAAAAAGTCTCTTTTTGAAGTTTATGTCATTAAACTAGGAACCAACCCTGGCCATTATTGCCAATATTGAAACAACTGCCATCTTGTCTCATAAAATTTAAACTAAATTGTtggaaataattataaaaaattaaaatagttcttagggcatttttttttcgtgattttatttttgatcatatttttcttttttgttcccttaaaaattaataaatttttaaaaaataaaaccaagcaACACCTAGGGGAAGAGGGCTCCTTTCTGCAATTGGCCCGCCACCATTGCTCGCGGGGGGGGTCCATCCCGGACAAATTTCCCGCGGCTAAAGCCGGTGTTGATGACGCTCGAACCAGGTCGCTTCGCCTTCGAGACCCATGACCTAGGATATTTTACAACGTGgggatttttgaatttttatgaatttttatgtttttcgtAGAGGGGTTTCAGGTTTTGCTTTCCTCCTTTTGGAGATCGGACACAAGACCAGGGCAGGCCTCAGCTTTAGGAAATCGCCCTAGCTGTTCACTGCTAGGGTTTCGCTGAGCTTGCTCCGGATTCGGGCCGACAAGGACAGCATCAGAGGGCAACCAGGCTTTGATTTGCTCGACCTCGGCATCGGGGATCGGAGATGAGCAAGGGGCGTCAGCGTTGGAATCATGGGGAGACGAGGCCCAGCGAAGCGGGGATGATTCTTGAAGTTGACCGTGGGGGCTTGGCGGATCTGTTCGTCGACGGAGGACTTAGCGACGAGGCGGAGGACGGAGAATTGGAGCCCACCGGCCTTCGCCACGCTCGCCGTCCCCGCACCAGTGGTGGGCCGGCGCCACAGGTGGATCTGTTCGTCGACGGAGGACGGCGAAGTGGAACCCATCAGCCCTCCCgtgtgtggctttttttttttaacagaaaaaggataaaatagagaaaaaataaatataaaatcaaaatatagaatgacgaaaataccctttagTAGCTTTTGAAATTATATGGTGAGGCTCTTATTTAAACTCTCCGTCGTGGCTTAATTGAAGCTATATCCATTCGACCCTTATTTGTAAAATAAGGTGACTTCGGCCCCTTAaatggaattttccctttttaaaatttatatcATTAAACTAGGTATTAGGGGGGGGCATTATTACCAATATTGAAGCAACTACCATTTTGTCTCATATTAGAAAAcgttgggaaaattccaaaggtTCATGAACCGGTTGTTTCAATTTGTGTCTATGcttgaaccgaaaccggcccttgaaggggtaGTCCACGTTAACGTCGCGTTCGGCctaacctaatattttaatattttttgagtgGAAAAgagatttttatgtttttttttttttttttttttttgttctggaaaTGCCGGTTACTCCCGCCATGCGgtcggttccaaattttttaaaaccggAGCCGAGTCGTGAGGGGTTAGGCCGGTTCCAATTATTCCACGGGTCGTTTCCGGGCCTAAACCGAcccatggccatgtctagttgggggggggggaaaggaaaagaaaaagaaaaaaattataaaaattcaaaaaatattaaaatattaggttgtTGGTCGGCCGACatccatgtcggcgccggcTAGCCAAAATTCACCGGATGGATTATaatggcataattgca
Protein-coding sequences here:
- the LOC115728617 gene encoding coumaroyl-CoA:anthocyanidin 3-O-glucoside-6''-O-coumaroyltransferase 1-like yields the protein MDIKIIHRYDVSPPANSVPATALPLTFFDIPWLLCRPVQRLFFYDFPQSPPSFAHTTLSLLVRSLSLCLRRFFPFAANLVLPLAPPQEPYILYSDGDSLCLTVAESAASFAELVSDEARDATLIHPLVPQLPPPRASDSARVGPLMAVQVTLFPNEGICIGVQFLHVAADGRSFNHFMKSWASIHRSRGDPTCTDLDESSPFHDREVIKDPNGLKTTLLKDWWNCVGSSPTRSPSKARLAVADKVRVTLVLGKDRINRLKAQVLSQLKNDDIGSESEPIHLSTFVVACAFIWVCIIKSKDEEHERRDQTSSESGNNELCYFCFLADCRDRLEYSIPSTYFGNYLDICILSEKRNTLLGKSGVSHAARAIGARVKEVKTGGGLRGAAEWITGYAVADNGDLVTVAGSPRLKVYDTDFGWGRPTKSHVAHVDTSGVITLALAECRNGDGGVEVGLALPKVCMEKLVPLLEKGLK